One Lepisosteus oculatus isolate fLepOcu1 chromosome 4, fLepOcu1.hap2, whole genome shotgun sequence genomic window, TAGTGGATTGTTACTGTATCATTACTACACAAAACCACAATTCTTGGAGCTTAATTTACTGTAACCGTATCCCAGATTTGATCTTTTTCTTCTATAACAGAAATGGTTCATTACGATTCTTACTGTACACAATGTGTTCAAGTAGTAGATTGTCATTGGTATTACAATGCTTCTTACTTTAAAGTTATATCTCATAATGTTCCATTTTGTACACATCATTGACTGACAgctttaaaaatgcacaaaaaaagacaaaacaacagACGTATCCTTAgaattccaaaatgttttttaaatttattttttcccataaAAATATAGGGGTATTGGGACAGCTTTGCATGCTGTCCAAACACTTGACAGTCTATCAATGCCTCTGCTGAAGCAGCAATTAATTGCAAATAAGCATGTTTAGTAATTATGCAAACATTCTTTGTATCTACAGACCAACTATTTTAGGACAGCGGACATGTAAAATGATTTCAGAGCTGCAGGGCAGAAATCAATCACATACCTGCTCCTGCAGAGCAGcctgttgcatttttttctatttcacatttgttttaGTCTGTATTATTATCTCGTGCTTTGGAATGCAGAGTCATTTACTACTGCATACTAATGTATTCTGGGACTCGATTCTCTGATATGCAAGTTTGGCTGTTCTCATCTGATCAGTGGATACTGCAAAGCTGTCAAACATGATGAGACTGCACTCCTTCCAGACAATTTGTAGCTTTCGCCTTCAACAAAATTGCAAATGTAAAGCATTCAATCATGTGTAGGAATGGCAAACACCCTTTTTGAGAAAGAAAGCATTTTGGCTATATAACTTTAAGGGAAATCTATCTGTAGGATAAGATATTGACTTTTGCCCCAtggtttattaaaaacaaatacagaatttaagctttatacaaaaaaaagatatttgcattttgaatagaaaattttaaattattacaaagtttaacacaaaatgtccattcCAATGCTTCTCCAAAGTGGTCAGCAATTTTGATTGGAATTTAAAACAGCTATTCACATTCAcagtttcttatttaaaaaagtatctTTCTTGTGCACCGCCCCACTTAGAATAGTGTGCAAATGCTCACTAGATGTGtatccagttaaaaaaaaagactgatcaTTTAACTTGTGAATGTAAGGTGGGGAGaagtgacattttaaaagtactgtTTACCTAATGGTGAAAtgtgacaaaaaacaaaacaaaaaggcttttatatttataaccaGACAGCAtcataaaatgatattttttcccctttgaTTTTTGCCTGACAACAGAACTGCAACAGTTAATGCCAAACCAACTTTCATCTCATTaacattttctgcttttatgCAAGTTTACATTAAAATGTCTCCGCAACGGGGACATAAGGTCTGTGTAATTAAAAGATACCATGTTACAGTGCAGCTATTCCACAGCACTCTGTTACAGACTTGCTTACTTAGCAGTGAAAAATGGATCTGACCTGAAAGACCTAGCTGCCACCACTTCCTAAACACAGCTGCAGATATAAGCTCTGTTTCTTCCTTCCTTTTGTGCTTTGCCTTTGTTCACACACACATGAGCAAAACCTAAAGCTCTTGGAAAGGTGAATATAGACAAGAGTAAACGTATTAAGGCTAAAGCAGAGTAAAAGTAGAATAAAAAAGGTAACTGCCAACCCTGGATTATTTCTTACACTGTTTTCCTACAGGCACTACACTGAAAATACAGTTTATATTTAGTGACTTCACTAGAAGCCTTTGAGGTCTAGTCAAACTGCTACAGGCAAAGTGCAGCAATATATATTTGATACATTTAGGGTGACACCTTTTGCAGCCATTGTGGTGAGCACAAACCGCCATATTGAAACTTCCATAAGTTAACGGATTGGTTTAAGATGACTTTGACAGTTTGTAAATTCCTCACACAGTCTGACTGAGAGCTGCGGAGCTTCTCCATTCAAAATAAAGCTGTTGatgatttagtttttatttttttgtattaatccaaaaaatgatatatatacagtatgtgtgtgtatttcaaaaagaagacaaacagATATTTTAGTTCTTAGGAAAAAGGCATTAGGAGTACTTTCAATAAGGCATAGAAGGCATGGTGATACCCAGAGCTGAACACTCTGGCAGCAAGATTAAATTTGACCCTCTGCTGTATTTTTCTGTGGGTAACTTTCTCCAGAAATGGAGCGACCATCTTAAATGAGACTAAATTAATCTGACTTCAGATAGAAACTCCATAAGCCTAAAGGTTCATGTCACTGCAATGCCTGTTCCAGTGATTTCAAATCTGCTTGCTCTTCGTTAAGTTCTTTttccaacatactgtaaattagcaACATACCTGTACTGTCATTGCAAACAAGAATTGAAGCTAGCAACAAATAAGCAACAGAAGAACAAAATTCTAAGAAATCTCTAATATTGTTATTTTCACAAAACTCTCTCTGCATAGTGTCAGAATATAATTTGACTTGCCGCactagtatttaaaaaatgtctgacaCAAAAAGTGTGCATAATTATACAAACTGTACAACACTGGAGCCTCAATATTGCCAATCAGGATCATTTAGATATGTTgcatatttccatttttttttgtttatgattatgattatgagGATTTGTGATTGCACTGGTAAGTTTTAAGTAGTTACTCATTTTCAAATTTTTTCTTccaaatgcatgtttttttattaggcTGTATTATTACATACTTAACACTTTAATGTTTACTAATAGTGTAGTAAACCTAATATCATGGTGCAAATAATGTAAATACATGCTGATGAACAttagattaaaataattatcgCTTGTTGAGCAGAACTTTCTGATTTTTATGGAAAGTGACAAAGGCCCTAATGCTCAGGTCATATTCATAGCTGAGACCACACAAATTCCAAGATGAATCTTGTAGTTTTAGAGGATTTGTTATTTAAGACATAAGAGTGTGATTGCTTTGATATGCAATGCATACCTACCTGACCTACTGTAGTACTTACAGAGTACCTACTAGATCAACTAGCAATAAATAACGTTGATGCAAAAAAccaaaacatcagaaaatagTACATAAATACAGCCTTTAAGGCCCTCtgccaaaaaaaattaaattgtgaaaaaaattTATAAAACAGCTCAGGTAACATGTTTTCTAACAACCTAGAGTGCATTCAATTCAGATTCAAGCAATGTGTCTAAGTGGAAATACCAAATACCTGCTTTTGATGTTCTTTACATATCTTCCTATTGTGTTgtgtagcacatacagtatgtgatcacaGTAGCCCAGACTATAAAGTTATCCGAGCCAAATAACCtctagaattaaaaaatgttctttaataCCAAATGTGATTTGCTCGAAAGTGCCTGAAGCATTTCAGATATATCTGACATGTACGTGTATTCACAGATGCACGCTTAAATATTTAAGAGCATGGAGAGAAAAACTGATGTTGTTCAAGACAAGATTAATTTCTCCCCTTAAAATCCCCCTGGGCTATTAATTTAAAAGTAGTTTCAAAGCAAGGATCCAATCACATTTTATCAGCATACACACAGGCTCAGAAAAAGCTGAAAAAGCTGTACAAACTgaaattttaaatacagaagAATGAGAGAGTAAATTCATCTAAACTTCAAGTAGTAAGGTATGGAATAATTGAACAGCAGGAAGTCCATTTTGTATAAGTTGTAGAGTTTCTTCTGGTAGAAGGGACTGATTTTCCGGAAGAACTGGGCAGTCATGTCGTCTGTAGTCCTGGTGCTCTTGGAAGAGGCTGGGAACTGGACTGCTCCCTCAGCTCCTGCCAGCTCCAGGATATAGCGGGCATCCTGGTCCAGGGTCTCGTACTTCCCCACCACATCGTAGTGGACGATGCAGGGGTGGCAGAGGGAGTGCACGCGTTCCCAGTGCTCGTTGAAGGGCTCCTCGCGTTGGGTGTGGGGATCCACCAGGTAGTACACAAACTCCTCGAAGGAGACATCATCACCCTTCTCTAGGGCCTCCTCACTGGGGTCAGCCCTGTGCCTCTTGATGATCTTGGTGCCGTAGCGTTTGTGGAAGGCTGTGTTGTACTTGCGCGTAAACTTGTTGCGGTACGCCGAAACGAGGCGCTCGAAGGGCTCCCGGACGAAGACGAACTTCAGGTAGTTCCGCAGGCGGTGGTTGATCTCGGAAGTGCTGTACTCGGAGAGGGTGCGCAGGTTACCTGGAATGTGGGCCTCGTTAGCCGGGATCTTCAGTGGGTCTTGGTATTTGCCATCCCCTGTCAGCACCATCAGGACCCGCTTCCAGTTGGTGCAGGCCACCTTAGGTACATAGCAGTACAGCAGCCCGTGGCGGTCATCCACAATGAGGTGCTTGAGGTCATCGGGGATCAGGACCCGCCTCTTCTTGGTGTACGCCTGGCAAGCCCTGCCCAGCAGCTCTCTCCGGCCCTGGTGTAGCGCCTGGACAGCCGACAACTCAAACTAGGAAAGAAAGAGACAAGCCAACACATTAACAATAAAAATCTAAATGGTTCTCTTCGGCAGGCTTAGTCCAATTATAAGGCGAGGAAAGCACTTCAGAGAGGCTTTTTCCATCAGGCAGCAGACGACTTGGGCCAAACAACACTCcataaaaagagagaaaaaagtttttaatgAGTTCTTTACAGGAGTCGAAGGAAATAGGATCTGAACTCCTAAAATAAGGGTAAGGGTCCTGGTAAGATCTGataaattgacatttttttgttgttgatgaCCAATGTGGACATGGCACAAATTCCAATAATGTGTTTTGAAAGTGTTTTACAAGACAATTATCTTGTTGCTCATTTTCTGTCTTCATAGGTCTATACAAACCTGCCTAAAATGGAAATAGAAGAAAACCAAACGCACAGAGGAACTGTGTTCCCCATCTGTAGAATACATTACTAACTTccatgtgcacatttttttccatagGTAGAATAAcctaaacatttatttcagaaACCATTTCAAggttcaacatactgtatgaaagaatGGCTAATTTGCAGGGTATATTTTAACATTCTGAAATCTAAGCCTCCCAACAACGTATCTCACGCTGCTCCATCACACCATAGAGAGTCTTAGTCTGAAACTTGATAACATCTTCTCCAAAACATGTGGCAGTTTCTGCTAGGGCAGCACAAATGTCTTCCTTGTTctgcatgaaaataaaattttcaaGACTagtgataagaaaaaaaaaaacattattgccCAATGCCAATATAAAACATAAGGAAAATATTAAACGAGAGGAAAAACAGCCAGCTGGCCACAGTCCCAGAAGAAAGGAGGGTAAGTAGATATTGCCTGCTATATCAGATGCAGCAAAATGTGTTCCCAGTTTTAATGAAAAGCATGACTCTGCAAAGTGCTCTTTGCTTTCAGTGCATGGAGTCTTCCCTATCCAGATTCTGGACTCTTCCTGCCACCTAGGAGAATCTGCTACTTATTTGGATTTTTTGACTACCCTGGCGTAGGGTTAGGATAATCTAGGAATTTCAACTGCTGCACATGAGACATGCTTGCAGCAGAATTGAACTGAAAACTCTGCTGATCTATTTCTTATATACTAGTAAACACAAAAGAGTCAAGGACTTTGAAACAAAGAGGTCCAGTATACCCTTCATACCTTTCCAGCACTTGTCAATGAGTTACCGAGTGACATTACATTTCCTAGGTGAATGAAAACATGAGGCAGCataactgaaaaacaatttatttttaacaagtaAATTACCCACTATTCAGAAAGTAATCTTCTGGAACAAGCCTGTTGAAGTGACTTGTCTTTTGAAAATTGCACTGATATCTCCTCTCATATCAGACAGTAATGTGTGCTTCCTCTAATTTGATAATTAAACATGTATTTAAtgtttacacattttaaaagccCCACACAAGGGTTAGAGCAATAGTGTAAATCTATAACATCATTATATGATCTTTTCACCAATGATCAACATTCTACAAGAGAAGGTTCCAAGTTCATACCCTGATCCATTGCATATATAATATGCCTTGTATATAATCTCCAACACCATAGGTAAAATATAGTAAGTTAAACAGCAGTACAGTCCTAGTGAAGATAGTGGTGGATGTCACACATATCTCTAAACAAACAGGTCTATACAGAGCAAAAGAAGATTTATTAGCCTAACCATGGAAACAGCACAAAACACTAAGATCgacttctattttttcaaacagAACTAACACACCAGTGTTTCATGTAAATAACCATGCCATCAACTCCATTCAAATATATGGATGTGTAAATAAGGCTGCCAAACAAATCATACTGGGGAATTCTTTGAGAGACCTTTAAAAGGGTTGAAACATTGCTAACACCGTGATCTGTTACTTTTGTTGCTAAGGACTTAAAAAGTTGCAAGAAgacctttgaaaaacaaaaatcatagTAATCCACAAAAAGATAATTACACGTAAATggaataatgtaataaaataacaatgctacagtatatcaatatcCTACTTGTGGTCCCTTTAAGACACCCATGCCTGAGCAGATTGCAGTCGTCTAAAGTCATTATGGACAAGGTCATCTGTATGTTACATTCTTAAGGTATATTTTTCCAGAAGGCAGCTGGCGTGTCTGTCTGAATGTTACTCCATAGACTTCCTCCTGTTATTTTAAAACCCTTGGAGGCAGAGTCTGAGCACCTTAAATAACACATCCTGACAGATAGCCAGTGTctgacactgactgacagagTCGTGCTTTGTGAGTGGATGGTGAGTACATGTGGTGAGAAAATTAGAGCCTGAATTCAAGCAGAACACGCTCTCAGTTTATGCAATTGTTCTTACTTAGCATGAAGGATGTGAGCAcaaaagaggtacagtatatgtatttataaagtAAGAGTGTCTGTTTCCAGATTTGGAGGGgccatttaaaaagcaaagtaTTGTGGAACTTTTATCTACTGTACAAATACAAGAActgaaaatgcatttgaaaatatgtttgtttctttgttcaAGTAAGTTATGTATTTTTTGCCTTTCTCAGAAGTGTAATACTAAGTTTTGTAAGATCACTTTTCAGTCTGATTTACCTTCAGTAGCAGATATATGTTAAATACAAGTTCGCTTGTATTAACAAAACGCTTCTTGCATTTTTGTCCAGCTCCAATGCAGTTAATGAACCAAAATCAGCTCACAAGTGGACTAATTTATACCAGCTTCTCTAAGGACTTCAGGTGCTGCCTCGTAAAAGGCCCTTAGAGGTTGGACTACCTGGGCTTGATATATCAAAATTGAGATCCCGGTTAAGTTACCAGACAAGCAAGATGTACTGAATgacttcctctcatttgcaaactttggtCACATGTCCAATAAGGATTATTCTGTACATCTACATTTTTAACCACGTACTCTCAAAAACTGGTAAACACTGCCACCACACTCGTGTTTGTGGTTGTTCTCTCTTGTCATCCATAATGTTCTTTGGGTTTGGAGAAGAAACAGGAAATGGCTAACACTTGTTTTAAGATGCGTGGGGTTATGCCAGTAATTTGTCTGTACAGTACTTCCCCTTTTCACCGACTTCTGGGTTTGAGAAGCAAATTCCAATCACCATTCCAATCACCAGTTCCATTGAGGAAAAAGTTATATAAAATTCACGTACCGCAGAGCATAGCTGGAATGTACACAAGAAATACAGCCCTCGGTTTTACAGCCTGGCTTGTATGAGGATCTCCTTGAACCACACTTATTTTATCCTCAGACATTTTATGCCTTGTACCTAGTCTTGGCCCCTGACACAGCACTAAGAGGGCAATGGGgtcctttttttctgaaactggcACGCATTAAAATAATCCTTAAAACTATGTTGCAATGTTATATGGCCTGTACTGTATAGTGACATCACAGAAAGCCCAAAGAAGTGCATTCAAAGCATTTACCATATGTAAAAATCCTGTAAAACAGGTGCATGGATTCCAGCTGTAACTAAAACAAGCTCTTAAGGGTAATTTGTTCAAATTCAATGATGCTGCACGCTTGATGTTATAGATGACTCTGCATGATAAATGTATCCCGATTCCATAACGCTCACTTTTACACATGGTTGCAATTCTTGCTTATACTGTGTATTCCCGTCACTGAAATCATAGGTTTAACCAAATCTATAAAACTTTAGAAGACAAGGCCCAGACATTACCACTTCAAATCTGGATCATGTCACCCGTCTGCTATGCCTGGGATTTCTTAAGTAGTGTCACTCGGTTGGCAGAGTGCTGCCAGGGTAAGGCAGGTGTCAGTTAGCTTTCTGCAACTTGCCAGGAGCCTGTGGATTTGCAGTAACATCAATGAGGCACATGTTGCTCCTCCAGTTGACACACACTCTTGTCAGGGCCCTGTGAAGCCTCCAGTAATTGAAAAGATTAATTGTTCTAACTggcagttatatactgtaaacggaGGATAACTATAGGTCTTCGATGTCCCCCTAGCTGGACAGCCACATCTCAAAATAATTGAGGATTTTTAATTTGGGTTTATTTTTGAAGATAAACAAATGCAGACGCCATAACCAAAAGAAATGAAGCACAATAGCTTCCAATGTGCAAATTGGGTGGATTTCTAGAGTGGTGGGTGTATGGAATTCTGTCCAACTGTATTTTAGATACTGGTTCTctgttttccaggaaacagaTTTACAGGTTTCTAGAATGGATAAGCTATAAACCATACAAAAGCAGTCAAAATGCTTCCtctcattatgttttttttattctcgtATTTTCATAAAGCTCTAATACATGAGCCCATTGAAATCACAACAGTCAATTCGCTACACTTTCTTGTGCCAATACAAATGATTTAATAAATCAGCGCTATTCTGCTGTTATTTGATAAGACTCGTTATTGCAACCATCTCATGCTGTACtcaagaattgtatttttaattcctGGAGGACCTAGTGTTTTGTGGCTTTTGTTTTAACCTGGAATTTTGACActcctaaagtaaaaaaaacatgttacagtaaatacagtataagagtTTTGTTTGAATGAATTTTAGTGCTGTATTtatgaatttaaatttctcaagTGACTAATGACTATGATTCCTAAATATCTGCAGTGTTTTTAATCAAACAGAACAGCAttttgctgaaaaataaaactgctcaAGAAACATGCACCATAAAGCTGTCAGAAAAAGGCTTTTGCAAAGCAACACACCTTCCCAGAATTTAAGAATTAGCTCTCAATGTAAACCATGTGTTTCTTGCATATTGTACATGCCCTACTAGGATAGCTTTGAAACAGTTCTGAAGGAGTGCTGTAGCTTGTTTTGAGGTAGTTTTCATCAGTGTGATCAAaccaaataaaacatgaaaaatgaaaaagtgtgaAGAGACCCAGGGAACACTGCCTGTCTATGTGTTACACTGGCTACTGAGCTGGTGTCAAAAGATGCAAAAAAGTAACTGAAAATGTTAAACCTATACCAGACTTCTTCTGAGTTCCTTTAACTCTGACtgtccaatatactgtacaggggCAGGATTATTTTTTGCAGAGTATTTAAATCACATTGGGACATTGATTGTGTGGGAATTTCATCTTCATCAACCATTGAACTGCAGCACCTGCAGTCTCCATACTGGGGTAATggtttggaaattttgtgtcctGATGAGTGTCATCTACTTTTCCATCGACATTATATCCAGcggaaattttttttttgttagaagccttgcttagcttcagagATCTAATAAGATCACCTGCAAGGTGGTAATGTTGCTGTCCTATCACTtgcctactgtatgttgcaaaATGTTGTGCTCTGTGTCACAGTTTTGCATAGCTCAGTGAAATCATTGTGCACTGGCAGCCCCTCACTGTCAGAACAGAAGACATTTCACTAACAAGTCTGAGCAGCAACAAGCTTCTCTGTAAATCCCGATTTGCATACCAAATGCATTTGACTATAGGCCTTTTAAATGTGTACCCTagaacacaaaattaaaaagatggactataaaagcacattaaaactGAAAGTTAAAGtactatattaatatttaagcCTTTTTTTGCTGGGTAATCATTTTACCTTTAAACATGGAAATAATTCAAGTTatcctattatttttattggtcTGTTCCAGATGAATACGTTTTGCTGAAATTACTTAAgtactgtgtttttgtttgaatTCAATAAACCGCTGACTGAACTTCGGAGGAATTTTTCAGCCATCTCGTAGCACAACTGGCATTCATCATTAAAAGCAAGATAATACTCCCTCTcactgaaaaaaatctaaatacttGGGTGTATAAAGATAGCATTATCTTTGTTGACTTTAGTAAATCCTTTACGAGTCCCAAAATGGACAACAGATTAGCAAAACAAAATTTTCACATTTGGTCATCCCAATAATCCATTTAAATTCTCTGACAAAtcaatatgatgttttttttttactttgacttGACTGTACGCAGAATTGCAAAATTGATTGAAAGTTTAAGCTTTAAGGTACTTAAAGTAGAGTTTTGCTGTCTTCTTGTTACCATAATCAAACCCTCATTTTAGCTTCAGAATTTGTTGCCCACTTaacaaggaggaaaaaaaaatccggCAGAGATTTGGAAGCAAAATGTATCCAAGGCTAAAACATTTGAGAGGagttagttaaaaaaaatatatgttccCTTTTTTCCCTGTCTTATGTGTGTCGATACCTGCTCCAATAGTAGTGGATTTCCAAAAGAGCACCAAtatgtaatgcatactgtatatacagtaccaacaacttaaaattattaatcatactgtactgtacatccaaggAAATACAAACTTTGTCTCCATCATATGAACCAAAAGGGGGATATTTGAGACCACAATAGTATTCATAACCAGATTAACCTTGCCTCAGTTTTCCCCCGGGGAATTTGTTTGAAGCACTTCATGAAGAAggggtattttaaaaatgacaaatttcaatTTACAATATCTCTTACGAAGTCTGGTTTAGGATACTTAAAAAGTATGATGTAAACAAGTGATGAATGAGGGCACATATTTCACCACTCTGCAGTTTAAAAACCAATCCCGATGATACAAACGTAAACTGTTTCAGCATGTACTTTATAacaaattaatttgtttagattttgTCTGCCCACCTGGTCACTATCGTACAGGGTCTGCAGTGGACTTCTTCCAGATTTCCCTGGCCAGCTGTTCCCCAAAATAGTCTGTTCAGCAGCTGGAAGAACAAAATCATGGTTTGTTAGTGGGAGCACTCCATTTTCTTACTAAAACAGTAGCTTGCTGCTCACAATTATCTTTTTGCatagttttaaatgtttacaCCATCTTTTTTAATAAGctaacattttatattattatgattacagttgctttttggggattgTTACTTATTTGGTTAAAAGATATCCACATATAGATTTAGCATTTATAAAAAGCTTTACCATGACAAAATGGTACGAGAAAACCAAAGGCATGTTTgccaaaaagtatttaaaaaaaaagcagtttaaTACAATTACAAAAGAGGCCCAGACACGCTGCTAGTGTAAGTGCctccaaaacacaaaataaaaattgaagtcatgaaaaaaaatattattatttattaccaCCTGATTATGTTATGTGTGTCAAAACCACAGcaaacacatatactgtagatagagtTGATACAGAGCAGtaatataaaaaacataataaagcTTATGAATGAGAAGAATAGGCCACCGGCCCTATGCTGGAGCTTGTTTGGTTGACAGTAATTGATCTCATTCAGATGGTTTCCCGAATTAAACCAAAGCATCGGTTTTCACAACATGGCTTGATAGTTTCCTCCAGACTTTAATAACCTTTAGTTAAAGAACTGTCTCCTTTGGAGCAAGGTAGAGTGTGAGCTGCAGAAGGATTGGTTGCGAGCCTGAAAAGTGGTCATTTGGTCAGCTGAATGAACTTCTGTAGGTAGCTCATTCCACCACTGAGGATCAAGGATTAAAAATGAATTGGCCCTGGAAATAGGAGAAAAGAGACAGCACAGAGAGAAAATCTGGCAAAAGAGGAGAGGAAATAGGGCGTTTCAGGTGAGCTAAGAGACTGAGTGGTTGAAACAGCAGTAAGGGTGAGCAAGTGACTTGCCATACAAATACAATTCAACAGGGAGATAATAGAGGGACTGGAGCACTACACTAGCATGAGAAAAAACAAGGTGAGCCACAGAGTTCTGGAAGGGTTGGAGTAGGTGGATTGTATTTCAAAGGAAGaaagtcaagaaagctgcatTAGTCTAGGTGGGTCTAGAGCCTTAATTATAAACTGTATAGAACTGCCGGTAACAAAAGGGTGTATTCTAGAAAAGTTGCTTCAGAGAAGAAATGTTTTgggaataaaaaaggaaaaaggaggGAGACAGGGTGGTGGAGTCCAAGAGGAATAGAGATAGGGAGTTCCATGCCTGGGGAAGAAGAGGAAGGGAGGAGGAGAAAGGCAGACATAAAAAGACTGAGTTTACGTTGATAGACGTGCGTCCAGAAATGCAGAAATAAGAGAGGAGACATTGAGCATCACAGGGAGGAAAAAAAGTTCAAGTGTTCTGCATTGTCAGCAatgagagaagagagaaaccaGGCAGCAGGTATAGAAAGAataacaaacatacagtattttacctGCTCTCCTAAACCCAGACAATTCAAAGCTGACTCAATCTTATTTTAGCAATCGTATAAGCATACCTGTAAGAGAGTTAGTATATATTGCAAATGCTAGATGGCTTTCTAAAGTCCACATGATTGCAAAGATACATTTCCCCTTAATCGAAAACATAGCCCTGTTCTTGAGCATTAAATTTGAAGGGCCTGATTGTAGAATTACAAGTCATAATGTGCTTCTACATAATTCACAGTCAGAAAAAGAACACAACAGATCTGATCTGGCACATGAAGAAGAGGTATGCTAGTCAGATCTCCGTACTGGTCTGAAACGGTGGTAGAGGCAGTGATAAACCTATGGTcaacagtaaaaaatacacaaagaaGTCTGGAAGCATCTAAGCACATCCTAAAAttcttgacatacagtaaattaaggTCATGCGAAGAATCTCTTCGTCTGGACTCTCCCTTATTCCTCCTTTTGCTTTCTCCCTGTGAGACCACCTCACCTAACCTGGGGCCCATTCTGCAAGAATGCAATAATTGGTTTTGCAAATGTGCCAACATTTGCCAACAGTGAAAAAAGAGATC contains:
- the si:ch211-236h17.3 gene encoding carbohydrate sulfotransferase 11, which produces MRKPKICRMVLAMCLGSFVLVIFYFQYTGNVNQAAEQTILGNSWPGKSGRSPLQTLYDSDQFELSAVQALHQGRRELLGRACQAYTKKRRVLIPDDLKHLIVDDRHGLLYCYVPKVACTNWKRVLMVLTGDGKYQDPLKIPANEAHIPGNLRTLSEYSTSEINHRLRNYLKFVFVREPFERLVSAYRNKFTRKYNTAFHKRYGTKIIKRHRADPSEEALEKGDDVSFEEFVYYLVDPHTQREEPFNEHWERVHSLCHPCIVHYDVVGKYETLDQDARYILELAGAEGAVQFPASSKSTRTTDDMTAQFFRKISPFYQKKLYNLYKMDFLLFNYSIPYYLKFR